The Erinaceus europaeus chromosome 17, mEriEur2.1, whole genome shotgun sequence nucleotide sequence ggctgcagcgcagtggttaagtgcaggtggcgcaaagcgcaaggaccagagtaaggatcctggtttgagccctggctcctcacctgcaagggagtcgcttcacaggcggcgaagcaggtctgcaggtgtctatctttctctctccctctctgttttcccctcctctctccatttctctctgtcctatctaacaacgacgacatcaataactacaacaacaatgaaaaacaacaagggcaacaaaagggaacaaataaatacatattttttttaaataaaagacaagatggttaatgaacagaaaccaaaaaagtaggatcagagcagatgagattagggattttagcatggaagaaagctaggagaaccattttaggtgtGTTTTGGGGGGCatgaaactatagtagttttgcttgagtttggtagatAGTCTGAGGTTGGAtaggaatattgtctgggagaatggtgtcagagtagagaaaagggctagaaagttgtactagggaagggagtagctccatTCTtcgaaaaaaaattatatggctaaaattaactatctccatacacctgctccagggcccatatataaatacatatttatatacttacctggcaggggagataccatgatcacgaaggtggttttcccagggcgaggcttatccattgcactccggatgtgctgacccctgcgatttccccaaatgtgggaaactcgactgcataatttgtggtagtgggggactgcgttcgcgctctcccctttaaaaaaatacatatttatatttacttgATCTCCATCTTTATATCCAGCTTTCCTTGCCAACTGTAATCATGGCAGATTTCAGGTCTAACATCAGATGCAATAACAATAACTTCATAGTCTTTTTTATCAATGCCCATGACTGTATGTGACCATtgcaataccttttttttttttactttcagggttactgctgggtatcggtgcctgcaccacaaatccactgctcctagtggccatttttccattgttgttgttgctgctgctattgttgggtaggacagagagaaattgagaaaggaagggaagactgagagggggagagaaagatagacacctgtttcaccacttctgaaatgacccccctgtaggtgcagagctgggggctcaaactggaatccttgcatgggcccttgCGTTTCACACTTTGTGTGCTTATTCatgtgtgctactacccagcctacatgccgggatagcctgagggtacttcttcccgagctagtgctctctgggttggagagaactcaactggagctgatctaggctgctgcgtgggcgtgggaaagggatcaggaactcgtgccgcactaacttcgcaggagatacactctggaactcttggagccggaaagcaatttccaagtgtctttaatcagaagagcagctgtttttatactttccaagtagggtggaaacaggatgtgatatagagagggtggagagaaaagtgactggtgaaaatcagagtgtgacaaggagggggcggagcaggcgagaatcctatctctgaaccaccaatgccctggagggagtgctttatgtaaatgtaaaagtgatttatgtaaatagaccaaagctttgaatgggatcaataaatccctatataggcatatggttaagcagaagccagggggaggtggcatactacccaacacctaCACAATGCTTTATCTTGTTTGGCTCTTATAGACTCTGATCCtttggaaggagaaaaaaaaaaaacaaaacttgactGATAGACATTACAGATTTCCAGCTGAAAGGAGGTCTCTCTTTGGAGTTGTGTCTCTCTATTCTAAGATTCAAGgggaaagttttaaaaagaagacccCTACAGCACCAAATAGAAACAAGGGAAAAACTTGGTGCATTTAAGTGCTGCTTGACCCATGAGATCAGTCTAGAGTCATAAAATGTATGGGTTTGGCAAACGACCAGATGTTGTTTATTAAGCATCCAGAGGTGATATCATCAAGATTTGGGACTGTGTCCAACTTCTGAGGAGTTCCAAGTCATAGCTGAAGTGATACAAATGTAAACCAACTTTCAGTAGTAACTTAAAAATGGAACATGATACTGAGAAGTAAAAGGGGCATCAAGAAAGTGGGAACATGATGGCCCAGGGGGATAAGTCAGGAGAATTATAAAAGGCAGCATATGGGCTACATGTGATCCTGGGCTACAGAGAGAGGCACATCGAGAAGTTTTGTGGGGCTGTGTCCACCTGAATAGACCTACTCACAGGTATTATGGGCATCAAACTATATGCTATGTGCCATGTTTAATCATCACAGCTGCCATAAAAGACATGTTAATCACAATTGATGAAGTGAGCTAAGGAGTTTAGGTAATCTAGGTCATCTAGGAAGGAACTTGAAAGACAGGAATTTTAATTAGGATTCCTTTGATCTGACTTTCACACTACTTCTCAAGATCTAAgttagacaaaacaaaacaaacaaacagacaaaaactcTGAGTAACCTGATAAATACCTGTCAAGTTTAATGATTTAGACCCATTCAAGGTTTGGAATGACCATAGTTCTGATCAACATCTTGATAGCAAAGTCCATCAAAAACCTGCAGCTCTCCAATTCCCAATTCATTGCAGTGGTGGTTTGATTAATATttgttttaacctcacaaatattggAAATTTGTGACTTCAAAGTCGATAACTGATATTTCATTCCTACATTAAGCTACAAGGGTATAGTGGTCAGGGGAAGAATGGGCATGTGAATTATGGAAAACCCCAAGAAAGCCTGACAAAAGAGAAAGTACCAGGAATTCTCTTTTGGCTCAGGGAATTCTATACAGACATGTAGATGGAGAGGCAAGTCAAGAGGCAAATATGGCCTGACGTCTGTCTTGGGGGTGAGGGAGTAGTGTCCTTGAACTGGAAGTCTTCTGATAAAGGAAGAGTAATGTGCCTTTCTGGGTTGATAGGACATAGATGCCTTCTAAGATATCCTCTGTCAACCCTAGGTTTGCTTTCAGAAGGTACAGAAAAGATCCAGACATTCCTACAAACCCCTGAGAGAGGAGTACAAGGAGATCACCAAGAGGCTGAATGGCCAGCTGCCAGAGAAGTTTAACCATCACTGTCACAGTGAGGGCAGAATGTACCCAAAGGTCAAAAAGGAGACATGCCCAGATCTTAGAAGCACCAGTGCCAGGCAGGGCTGTGAAGAAGCCAAATCATCAGGGTCTCAGACAAGCAGAGGGTATATAACATGACTTACAGTAGCTACCCCCAATATCAACTTCAGTAAAATGCCTAGGAATAGGGAAGAACCAGCATATACATCCAAGAACCAGCAGGATCTCAGAGTCTGATGCATCTAGACATGTGAAGTCCTCTAGCACCATGACACcctcttgaagaaaagaaaatgggtgaGCAGAgtacagaagaaaaaatgaaagagtgaACACTCCTCCCCCTAAATTAAAAATATCTGAAAATATTACTTCAAGAATTACATTACtttggcctttctctctccccggcCATCTTGGCGGCTGCTCTTGGTTGGGGGCCGTCCCGCACCTAAGGCAGGAAGATGGTGGCCGCAAAGAAGACGAAAAAGTCGCTGGAGTCCATCAACTCGAGGCTCCAGCTGGTGATGAAAAGCGGGAAGTACGTGCTGGGATACAAGCAGACTCTGAAGATGATCAGACAAGGCAAAGCCAAGCTGGTCATCCTAGCCAACAACTGCCCAGCCTTGAGGAAATCAGAAATTAAGTACTATGCCATGTTGGCCAAAACTGGTGTTCATCACTACAGTGGCAATAATATTGAATTAGGCACAGCATGTGGAAAATACTACAGAGTCTGCACACTGGCCATCATTGATCCAGGTGATTCTGATATCATCAGAAGCATGCCAGAACAGACTGGTGAAAAGTAAATGATGCAAGATTTTTCTGTAATAAAGTATgaagaggtttttttaaaaaaagaattacat carries:
- the LOC103112415 gene encoding large ribosomal subunit protein eL30-like, with the translated sequence MVAAKKTKKSLESINSRLQLVMKSGKYVLGYKQTLKMIRQGKAKLVILANNCPALRKSEIKYYAMLAKTGVHHYSGNNIELGTACGKYYRVCTLAIIDPGDSDIIRSMPEQTGEK